The Marivirga salinae DNA window AGTCAGGAAGATTCTATTCTCCTTTAGTAAGAAACATTGCTAAAGAAGAAAATATAGTCATGGCTGAATTGGAATCCATTTCAGGAACTGGTAAAGAAGGACGAGTAACGAAAAAAGATATTTTATCTTATTTAGATAATAGGGGAGATGCTCCAGCTCAAACTGCAAGTCAGCCAAGCACTGCTCAGGCAGCTCCGAGCTCACAACCAGCAGCTCAGCCAGCTCCTAAAGGAGTACCGGTTAGTATTTCTGGTGATGATGAAATCATTGAAATGGACAGAATGCGTAAGATGATTGCCGGTAGAATGGTGGATTCTAAGCGTATTTCTCCACATGTTACTTCATTTGTAGAAGCGGATATGACCAGTGTGGTGCAATGGAGAAACAAGCATAAAAACACCTTCAAAGAGCAAGAAAATGGTAATCTGACTTTTACTCCTATCTTTATTGAAGCGGTAGTAAAAGCAATCAAAGATTACCCAATGATTAACATTCAGGTTGATGGTGATAGAATCATCAAAAAGAAGCATATCAATATTGGGATGGCAGTTGCCTTGCCAAGTGGTAATTTGATTGTGCCTGTAATCAGAGATGCTGATCAATTAAACATCAGAGGATTGGCTAATAAAGTAAATGATTTAGCCAAAAGAGCTCGTGATGGTAAATTGAAAGCCGAAGAATTAGAAGGTGGTACTTTCACGATTTCCAATGTAGGTTCATTTGGTAATGTAATGGGAACACCTATCATCATGCAACCGCAGGTTGGTATTTTAGCATTAGGAGCTATAGTGAAAAAGCCTGCTGTTTTGGAAACCCCACAAGGTGATGTGATAGCTATTCGTCATAAAATGTTCTTATCCCACTCTTATGACCACCGAGTAGTGGATGGTTCTTTAGGCGGAATGGTAGTAAGAAGAGTAGCAGACTATTTAGAAAAATGGGATGTGAAGAAGGATTTATAATTGATCATTTGGATTTTATTGATTAGAAAAGGGCTGTTTTACAGTCCTTTTTTTGTTTCTGAATTGTTGTAAATCCGCCAGAGGCGGTAGTAGTTTCCACTAGCGAGACGCTAGCGGAAGAGTAATGATTACGGGAATTGGAAAAGGGTGGACTCCTGTCGCTAGCGCTAGTGACTTTTACTGTTGCCTGGCATAAAAAAAGGGCAGCTCAATGCGAGCTACCCTAATCTTACTCCCCTATAAAAATCAATAGTGCTAAGAAATTAATTTTATCCCGATTTGTTGGGATCATTCTATTGTACTATTTCTTAATCAACTTTCTCATTGCTTTTCCTGAGCCATTTCTTATCTCTAAGAAATACATATTGCTATGTAAACCCTGAATATCCAATTGAATGAAATCGGTGAATTGCTCTTCTTTTACCACTACGCCATTGATGTCAATTACTCTAATAGAGGCTTTACCTGGCACTTGAATATTCACAAAATCTTTTACAGGATTTGGATAAACCGCCACTTCAATTTCGTTTTCTATTCCGAGAACTTCT harbors:
- a CDS encoding dihydrolipoamide acetyltransferase family protein; amino-acid sequence: MATVEMVMPKMGESIMEATVLTWLKKEGDTIEEDESVLEVATDKVDTEVPALEAGVLKQILVQEGDIVGVGKPIAIIETEGEAAADNGAAAKPEKQESSAPATATADTSLSSSSGNNGHEIAARSESGRFYSPLVRNIAKEENIVMAELESISGTGKEGRVTKKDILSYLDNRGDAPAQTASQPSTAQAAPSSQPAAQPAPKGVPVSISGDDEIIEMDRMRKMIAGRMVDSKRISPHVTSFVEADMTSVVQWRNKHKNTFKEQENGNLTFTPIFIEAVVKAIKDYPMINIQVDGDRIIKKKHINIGMAVALPSGNLIVPVIRDADQLNIRGLANKVNDLAKRARDGKLKAEELEGGTFTISNVGSFGNVMGTPIIMQPQVGILALGAIVKKPAVLETPQGDVIAIRHKMFLSHSYDHRVVDGSLGGMVVRRVADYLEKWDVKKDL